The Oncorhynchus clarkii lewisi isolate Uvic-CL-2024 chromosome 31, UVic_Ocla_1.0, whole genome shotgun sequence genome includes the window GCTTTTTAGCGCGTAAATGTTACCATCATCAGAATTAATATttaggtagtatacagtaggaGCGTCGCCATCACTTTTCCAAATGTTATAAGACACACGAGCGTTTTCATCTTGGTCTCTATCTGAGGCGCTCATGGAAAACACAGACGCGTGTGGAGCATTGTTTTCCGGTACATAAAAAGTATACTGACTCTGAGAAAACACAGGACTGTTATCATTAACGTCTGAAATATGGACTGTGATGGTTTTGTGGGAAGACAGTGATGGGAGTCCTTTATCTGTAGAAGTTATTCTCACTGTGTACATAGGCTCTGACTCTTTGTCCAATCTGCTTTTAGTAATCAACGAATACATATTTTTCTGAAAAGACGGTTTTAATTCGAAAGGGATGTTGTCTGAGATTGTACATATAACTACGCCGTTTTCACCAGAGTCCATATCAAACACGCTGATAAGAGCTACCGCTGTACCGGGTCGTGCATCCTCGGGGACTTGGCTTGATAGGGACGTCACGTCCATCTCAGGTGCGTTGTCATTTACATCTTTCACGTTAATAACAACACTACAGTGACCAGTCAATGTAACCGGACCTTTGTCAGAGGCCTGAATGTCAATTTCATAAACACTCTGCTCTTCAAAATCTATTAATCCTTTTACAGTGATCTCACCTGTAACATCATCTATCTCGAATAAATCGAACGCTTTGTTTTTAAGACTGTTATCAAAAGTGTATATAACCTGTCCGTTGGCGCCATCATCTATATCCGTGGCGTGTAATCTTAGGACTGAGGCACCTACTGGAGGATTTTCATATAAAGTTACCGTATACACCTGCCTGTCAAAGACTGGTGCGTTGTCATTGACATCAATCACATGTATTGTTATATTGACTGTGCCAGATCTTGCGGTCTCACCGCCGTCAAACGCAGTCAAAATCAGTCGAATTTCAGGTTTCTGCTCTCTGTCTAGCGGCTTTTTCAAAATCAGAAAAGGAATTTTATCCTCACCGCGAGTTTTAACATCTAAGTCAAAGTTATCGTTTTGACTGAGAGTGTACTTACGGAGACTATTTGCTCCAACATCAGGGTCACGCGCAGCGTCAAGAGGAAAGCGCGTTCCTTGGAGCACAGCATTCTCTGCTATCTCTAAGCGTTTCTCATTTTCTGGAAAAATGGGAGAATGGTCATTTATATCCGTAATTTCAATCTCAACATAATGTATTTCCATTGGATTTTCGGCGACGGTTTTTAGGTTGATTAAACACACAATGTTTTTCTCACACAGCTCCTCCCTGTCGATGTTCCTGTTCACATACAACACGCCATTATCTTGGTTTATCTGCAAAAGACCTTCCTTAGAGCCAGATACAATCCGAAACCTTCGCTCCGCCAGTATATCCACACTGAACCCCAAATCCTTTGCTACATCTCCCACATAAGAACCTTCTTTCGACTCCTCCGCGATAGAATAACGTATTTGACCATAAGCTCCACGGGAGAAGcacaacaaaaatacaaacgACAGCATCGCCCAGTGAGGcgcctctcttctctgtctgtctatcatttTGACAAGCCCTGTTATTTTGGAACCATTACAGTCCGCTTCATCCAGAAAAATCAAGGTGCCAAGTTCATCCACGAAAAAGATTCAAGCAAGTATCCATGCGGATGGTATTCTCCATTCCAGAAAGCAAGTGCCCATTTCACTAGACTCGAATGATTTTTAATGAGGCAACacgagaaagggagggagggattcaaactaaatgcatgtttCTAACACTGTAAAGCAGCGACACCACGCGCATTAGGAGAATGGGTTTCATGCGCAGCAACTCAAACCGAAACATAAATATGtgacatgtcaaataacactTTGAACTGAAAAGTGTTTCAGAACAATTGTCGTGGACAGCGACCACTTTCAAATGTGGTGTTGACGCCTGATCCTCTGATTTCAAGGACAGACCCTGTGAGAGGTGTAGGTTTGTTAAAACGCCAAAGCCATACTCCGAAAAAACATATTAGACCCACTCAAACAAGACCCCGTAGTTCAAATAAATATatgaacttttttttaaatgggacAATAATCTATGCGATTTCTATACAATTACAGAGACATACATGTCTTACCTCTCCAGAAGCTCTCCTCCTGTGTTCAGGTACCACTAGAGTATTCCCATTGCTGCCCGGGACTATAGTAGAACCTATACTCATTCTGGGTCCAACTAACATGTACCGTTTGTCTCCGGATCGGTACTGGATGCTGTGGCACAGTGTCCCGTCGTAATTCACATCTTGTAAATACTTGGAGGAATCGTCTGGGGCTTTGGAGCACTGCATTACAATCAACACGATGATACTGATGATAAAAAGTGCTGAAACTGACCCCAAAGTTatgatcaaataaaatgtaacgCTGTTCTCCTCCTCGTCTTTTACTGCGCTTTTAACATCAGAAGCTGCAAAAGCCTCTTTGGGCTCCACAACGTTGATAATCACAGTAGCTGTTGCTGAGAGTGAAACGTTCCCATTGTCTTTCACCAGTATGACCAGTTTGTGCTCAGCCTCGTCTGTCTCTGTGAACGACCGAAGTGTCcttatctgtcctgtataacgGTCCAAAGCAAAGAGACTGTGGTCAGTAACTTCCTGCAGTGAAAATAATAACCAGCCGTTATATCCTATATCAGCGTCATAGGCTCTCACTTTAGCGACCAAATGGCCTGCGTTCATATTACGGGGAATCTCCTCCACACCTTCAGCGGAACCATTATTACTAACTGGGTACAAGATCACTGGAGCGTTGTCGTTCTGATCCAGAATGAACACGTTTATTGTGACGTTGCTGCTTAGTGACGGAATTCCAGAGTCTGTAGCTACAACTTGGAATTGGAATGTTTTGATGGTTTCAAAGTCAAAGCTTTTTAGAGCGGAAATATGTCCATTATCAGAATTGATATTCAAGAAAGATGTCATACCATTTTGAGTCCCTTCGCCTCTAACAATGTGATATGAAATGGCTGCATTCTCATTCAAGTCTTTGTCAGTAGCGATTACAGAGAATATGAATGCACCGGGGGCGTTATTTTCCACTAAGTACAGCTCAAGAGGGTTTTGAGAGAATTCTGGACTGTTATCGTTCACATCTGATATCTGGATGCTCAGAGTTTTGAATGTGGACAGAGGAGGCTGACCACAGTCAGTGGCTGATATTGTGATGTGATAATGGGACACAAACTCTCTGTCTAATCGTTGTTTGGTCACTAAAGAGTACATATTATCCTGAAAGGAAGGTTTTAACTCAAAAGGTACATCTCCTAACAGACTACACAACACTTTTCCATTGATACCGGAGTCTTTATCACTGACACTTATGAGAGAAATAACAGTTTCTGGTTTGGAATCTTCAGAGACCATATTGGAAAGGGATGTTACCTCTATCTCGGGTTTGTTATCATTTACGTCAAGTATTTTTATGATAACCCCGCATTCGACAGTCCATGGAGGCTGACCTCTGTCTGATGCTTGCACACTTAGTTTGTACACCTCGGTGTCATCAAAGTCTACCTGGGCCTTAACTGTAATTTCACCTGTAACGCTATCCAATTCAAACACGTCATAAACTTTGCTCTTGAGGTTTCTGCCAAGAGAGTATTCAACAACACGGTTTAACCCTTCATCTAGATCAGTAGCATTTACTTTTACAACGATGGTACCAATAGGGGCGTTTTCTTGTAAAGTTACAGAGTATGTGTCTTGACTAAAAACAGGCTTGTTATCATTTACGTCAAGAACAGTAACGGTTATATTTAGAGATCCTGATTTTGGCGGATTCCCTCCATCGATAGCAGTTAAAACCAATGAGTGGTTGATTCTGTTCTCCCTATCTAGAGATTTCTTTAATATTAAAAATGGTATTTTGTCCTCATCGCTATCTTTGATCTCAATGTCGAAAAAAATATTCTGACTTAATTTGTAAAAACGTACAGAGTTTACCCCTATGTCCGGATCACGAGCAGTCGGAATTTGTAAGCGAGTTCCCGGAGGGACGTGTTCTGCTATTTCAAAATGCTGCTCCTTTTCTGTGAACATAGGTGAATGGTCATTGACATCTTTGATTTCTAACTGAACATAATGTATTTCTAGAGGATTCTCAACAACGATTTTCAGGTTTATCATGCACGCACTACTGCCATCACAGAGCTCCTCTCTGTCGATATTCTTATGAACATACAAGACGCCATTGTTCTGATTAACCTGGAAAAGAGCGTCCTTAGATCCAGAAACGATACGAAACCGCCTCGCCAACAAACTACTGACGTCAAGACCCAAATCCTTAGCAACATTTCCAACAACGGATCCCTCTTTCACCTCCTCTGGAATAGAGTACCTTATCTGAGCCGAAACCTGCTCCACGAAGCACAGCAGCAAAGAGAAACGCAGAGTAACACACCAATATTCCCATCTGCGCCTTTGTCCTCCGTCTCCCATCGTTAAAAAGACAATTAAGCACAATCCTCAAATAGAAAATAAATTCCTAGTGATCAGATGACCGACTCGTAACGATCCATAGGCCTACTGAATAGAATTCTTAAGCACCGGAAAAATAATAAATGTATTATCTGTACACATGAGCACGTCTTGTTCTGATGTCCACCGTActctatctgtatgtgtgggggtgGAAACAGCCCAGAGGGGCAGGGCCTAATCTACCAACAGTCTAATTTATTACACTGACATCCTGTGGTCCGGGATACAGATTCTATACCTTTATAAACTTGGAGATATTGTCTGTTTTCTAGTTGCAATAGCTATGGCGTAGCAGTCAAGTAATATAGAAAATGTGTAAagggaaagagagactgagatggactCCAACACATACATACAACAAGTAAGCTGTTGATTCAGCACCACCGAGGTGGACAGCGACCGAGTCAGCAGCCTGTACTTCATCACGAACACTAAAGACATTCCAATGAAccagaaaacaaatcaaatgacCAACACGATACTTTATATACAAAATAGTGTAACTGTTGAAATGCTTTGAAATAGCTCTTACCTCTCCAGAAGCTCTCCTCTTGTGGTCAGGTACCACTAGAGTATTCCCATTGCTGCCCGGGACTATAGTAGAACCTATACTCATTCTGGGTCCAACTAACATGTACCGTTTGTCTCCGGATCGGTACTGGATGCTGTGGCACAGTGTCCCGTCGTAATTCACATCTTGTAAATACTTGGAGGAATCGTCTGGGGCTTTGGAGCACTGCATTACAATCAACACGATGATACTGATGATAAAAAGTGCTGAAACTGACCCCAAAGTTatgatcaaataaaatgtaatgcTGTTCTCCTCCTCGTCTTTTACTGCGCTTTTAACATCAGATGCTGCAAAAGCCTCTTTGGGCTCCACAACGTTGATAATCACAGTAGCTGTTGCTGAGAGTGAAACGTTCCCATTGTCTTTTACCAGTATGACCAGTTTATGCTCAGCCTCGTCTGTCTCTGTGAATGACCGAAGTGTCcttatctgtcctgtataacgGTCCAAAGCAAAGAGACTGTGGTCAGTAACTTCCTGCAGTGAAAATAATAACCAGCCGTTATATCCTATATCAGCGTCATAGGCTCTCACTTTAGTCACCAAATGGCCTGCGTTCACATTGCGGGGAATCTCCTCCACACCTTCAGTGGAACCATTAGCGCTGACTGGATACAAGATCACTGGAGCGTTGTCGTTCTGATCCAGAATGAACACATTCACTGTGACGTTGCTGCTTAGTGACGGAGTTCCAGAGTCTGTAGCTACAACTTGGAATTGGAACGTTTTGAGCGTTTCAAAGTCAAAGCTTTTCAGTGCGGATATAAGTCCATTATCAGAATTGATATTCAGGAAAGGTGCCATGGCGTTCTGTGTCCCTTCCCCTCTAACAATGTGATATGAAATCGCAGCATTTTCATTCAAGTCTTTATCTGCGGCGCTTACAGAGAATATGGACCCACCAGGTCCGTTATTTTCCACTAAGTACAGCTCAAGAGGGTTTTGGTAGAATTCTGGACTGTTATCGTTCACGTCTGATATCTGGACGTTCAGAGTTTTGAATGTGGACAGAGGAGGCTGACCACAGTCAGTGgctgttattgtgatgtcatacagGGACACAAGTTCTCGATCTAAACGCTGCTTCGTAACTAAAGAGTACGTGTTATCTTGAAATGAAGGTTTCAATTCAAAAGGTACATCTTCTGACAGACTGCAAATGACTTTACCGTTAATGCCGGAGTCTTTGTCAGTTACACTTATGAGAGAAATAACAGTTCCTGGTTTGGAATCTTCAGAGACCTTATTGGAAAGGGATGTTACCTCTATCTCGGGTTTGTTATCATTTACGTCAAGTATTTTTATGATAACCCTACATTCTGTCCTCATAGGGGGCTGTCCCTTATCTGATGCCATAACATCAGCTCTGTAAACTTCAGTATCCTCAAAGTCGATATTACCCTTCACTGATATTTCACCGGTATTGGAATCTAAGCTAAAAGTATCATATACTTTTCTTTTTAGGTTTTTCACGAATGAATATATAATTTCAGAATAGACACCGTCGTCCAAATCGGTAGCATTAACTTTAGCAACAATTGTTCCAACTGCACCGTTTTCATGTATTGTCACAGAATAAACGTCCTGGTTGAAAATAGGTCTGTTGTCATTATTATCAAGAACAGTGACTGAAATGTTGACATGCCCTGATCTTGGCGGGCTACCGCCATCGATGGCCGTTAAAACTAAAATATGTTTGCTTTCACGTTCCCTATCGAGAGGTTTATGTAATTTCAAAACAGGGAGTTTTCCTTCTTCTCCAGTGTCCCGCAGCTCCAGATCAAAATATTCAGTATGGCTTAATTTATATAAACGAATAGAATTCATTCCGGAATCTGGATCACGTGCTGCCTGTAACTGGAAACCTGTGCCTGGCAGAGTAGATTCTGCTATTTCCAAATTCTGTTCTTTCTCTGAGAAACTGGGTGAATGGTCGTTCACATCACTTATCTCTATCCCCACATAATGTATTTCTAGAGGATTCTCAACAACGATTTTCAGGTTTATCATGCACGCACTACTGCCATCACAGAGCTCCTCTCTGTCGATATTCTTATAAACATACAAGACGCCATTGTTCTGATTAACCTGGAAAAGAGCGTCCTCAGATCCAGAAACGATACGAAACCGCCTCTCCACCAAAATACTGACGCCAAGACCCAAATCCTTAGCAACATTTCCAACAACGGACCCCTCTTTCACCTCCTCTGGAATAGAGTACCTTATCTGAGCCGAAACCTGCTCCACGAAGCACAGCAGCAAAGAGAAACGCAGAGCAACACACCAGTACTCCCATCTGCGCCTTTGTCCTCCGTCTCCCATCGTTAAACAGCGGAACAAAAACACTGTCCTCAATGAAAAAATACAATCCTAATGATCAGATGACCAACTTGCAATGATCCATACTGAATTCAACTTCTCAGTCAGTAAACAATTATAGCCTGCTCTGACATGGCAAGTCTTGTTCTGATGTCTGGACCACTCTCTCGGTATGTGTAGAACAAAACAGCCCAGAGAGGGGCAGAGCCTACTCTAAGAGTAAATACCTGACAGTCTCCTTATGTTATACTGACACCCTGCGGTCCAAGCTCCTGTCTGCTGCGTAGACCACACGAGAATATAGTATTGTAAAATAAATTCGTTTTTCCGCTTTTTGTATTGCTAGAAGGCCCGGTTGCACTGGGTCACTTTAATTAAAGGCATAATCAAAGGATGAAGAAAGGTTGAGGAAGAATACAATTAAATGGAACAGTAGGATACGAAGTTGATATAGAGGAGAACACATTCAAATAGGATGGCAGAGTCGAGCTTTCAACAAAAACAATTACTGTTTAATTCAGCACCACTAGAGTGGACAGCAACCACATGCAATATACATTATGCACAGAAAACCTGTTTGTAGACAATTGAGTCATGTTGGGACCTGGTTTTGACTACTCAACTACTTGAAGGGAGAGATCTGCATATCTCACAAACGCACCCATATAAAGCGACCAACAAACACAAGAGATTATGCATGCACATAGCTCACCTCTCCAGACGCACTTCTCCTGTGGTCAGGTATCACTAGAGTATTCCCATTGCTGACCGGGACTATAGTAGAACCTATACTCATTCTGGGTCCAACTAACATGTACCGTTTGTCTCCGGATCGGTACTGGATACTGTGGCACAGTGTCCCGTCGTAATTCACATCTTGTAAATACTTGGAGGAATCGTCTGGGGCTTTGGAGCACTGCATTACAATCAACACGATGATACTGATGATAAAAAGTGCTGAAACGGACATCAAAGTTatgatcaaataaaatgtaacgCTGTTCTCCTCCTCGTCTTTTACTGCGCTTTTAACATCAGAAGCTGCAAAAGCCTCTTTGGGCTCCACAACGTTGATAATCACAGTAGCTGTTGCTGAGAGTGAAACGTTCCCATTGTCTTTTACCAGTATGACCAGTTTATGCTCAGCCTCGTCTGTCTCTGTGAATGACCGAAGTGTCcttatctgtcctgtataacgGTCCAAAGCAAAGAGACTGTGGTCAGTAACTTCCTGCAGTGAAAATAATAACCAGCCGTTATATCCTATATCAGCGTCATAGGCTCTCACTTTAGTCACCAAATGGCCTGCGTTCACATTGCGGGGAATCTCCTCCATACCTTCAGCGGAACCGTTAGCGCTGACTGGATACAAGATCAGAGGAGCGTTGTCGTTCTGATCCAGTATGAACACGTTTATTGTGACGTTGCTGATAAGTGACGGAGTTCCAGAGTCTGTAGCTACAACTTGGAATTGGAATGTTTTGAAGCGTTCAAAGTCAAAGCTTTTTAGAGCGGAAACGAGTCCATTATCAGAATTGATATTCAGGAAAGATGTCATATCATTCTGTGTCCCTTCACCTCTAACAACGTGATATGAAATCGCAGCATTTTCATTCAAGTCTTTATCTGTTGCGGTTACAGAGAATATGGATGCACCAGGGGCGTTATTTTCCAGTAAGTACAGCTCAATAGGGTTTTGAGAGAATTCTGGGCTGTTATCGTTCACATCTGATATCTGGACGTTCAGAATTTTAAATGTGGACAGAGGAGGCTGACCACAGTCAGTGGCTGTTATTGTGATGTGATAATGGGAGACGACTCTCCCAAGACTCTCTCTGCAGGGCCTAGTATACCAGAAAGTCTCCTTGTGTTATACTGACACACTGCGGACCGATCTACCGTTGACCATGAGTACATACGAAAATACCTTTCTGTATTAGAATCAGCAAATTAACCAGCACTATATTACAGTTACAGGCGTGTGACGATGAAAGGTTTAGTGGGAGTAAAATGAAAAGGACTGGGACTAAAtgaatgtggaggtctacagATGTAAAAGACAGGCATGGTACATACACGATTGCAAAGAAAAACAATGATCTTGTAAATCAGCACCACAGGGGGTGGACAGCAATTGCATGAACGAGTTCAGTTCTCCATTACGCACAGAAAAGCAGTTTGTAGACAGGGAAATTACACTCACGTGTCATGTTGGGACCTAGTTTTTGACTAATCAGTCAACGTTTTCAAATATCAGTATATCTCATGCCCATATAAACAAAAAACAATTTCAAGAGACTTATCACTAATTCAGCGCCATCAAGGTAGATAGTAAGCGCTTAATCTTCAGGCATACATCTCATTACGCACGATAAATACATTCAAATAACCAGCCATATGCTTTCAAAGTTTAATGCTCAAAGACAGTTCTTACCTCTCCAGAAGCTCTCCTCCTATTTTCAGGTACCACTAGAGTATTCCCATTGCTGCCCGGGACAATAGTAGAACCTATACTCATTCTGGGTCCAACTAACATGTACCGTTTGTCTCCGGATCGGTACTGGATGCTGTGGCACAGTGTCCCGTCGTAATTCACATCTTGTAAATACTTGGAGGAATCGTCTGGGGCTTTGGAGCACTGCATTACAATCAACACGATGATACTGATGATAAAAAGTGCTGAAACTGACATCAAAGTTatgatcaaataaaatgtaacgCTGTTCTCCTCCTCGTCTTTTACTGCGCTTTTAACATCAGAAGCTGCAAAAGCCTCTTTGGGCTCCACAACGTTGATAATCACAGTAGCTGTTGCTGAGAGTGAAACGTTCCCATTGTCTTTTACCAGTATGACCAGTTTATGCTCAGTCTCGTCTGTCTCTGTGAATGACCGAAGTGTCCTTATCTGTCCTGTATAGCGGTCCAAGGCAAAGAGACTGTGGTCAGTAACTTCCTGCAGTGAAAATAATAACCAGCCGTTATATCCTATATCAGCGTCATAGGCTCTCACTTTAGTCACCAAATGGCCTGCGTTCACATTGCGGAGAATCTCCTCCACACCTGCAGCGGAACCATTAGCGCTGACTGGATACAAGATCACTGGAGCGTTGTCGTTCTGATCCAGAATGAACACGTTTATTGTGACGTTGCTGCTTAGTGACGGAGTTCCTGAGTCTGTAGCTACAACTTGGAATTTAAATGTTTTGAGGGTTTCAAAGTCAAAGCTTTTTAGAGCGGAAACGAGTCCATTGCCAGAATTGATATTCAGGAAAGATGCAAAAACATTCTGTGTCCCTTCACCTCTAACAATGTGATATGAAATTGCTGCATTTTCATTTAAGTCTTTATCAGAGGCGCTTACAGAGAATATGGACGCACCAGGGGCGTTATTTTCCAGTAAGTACAGCTCAATAGGGTTTTGGGAGAATTCTGGGCTGTTATCGTTCACATCTGATATCTGGACGTTCAGAGTGTTGAATGTGGACAGAGGAGGCTGACCACAGTCAGTGGCTGTTATAGTGATGTCATAATGGGACACGAGTTCTCTGTCTAAACGGCCCTTTGTGACGACAGAATAAACGTTTTCTTTATATGATGACTTTAACTCAAATGGCACGTCTTCAGATATACTAGCAAGCACTTTAGCATTAATACCGGAATCTTTATCTGTCACACTGATGAGAGAAATAACAGTTCCTGGTTTAGAAACTTCAGACACCGTCTTAGAGAGGGACGTAACACCAATAGATGGTTTATTGTCATTTACATCAGTTATCTTTATAATAACTCGACAGTCAACAGTCAGTGGAGGTTGGCCTTTATCAGACGCCTCTATATTTAACCTGTACACCTCATTATCCTCGAAATCTACTGGACCTTTAACCCGAATATCTCCAGTGAGGCTATCCAGTTCAAATATGTCATATACTCCACGCTTTAAATTCCTACCAAGTGTATATTCAACTTCTCCATTTGATCCATGGTCTGTATCAGTTGCGTTAACCCTTACTACAATCCTACCGATATCAGCATTTTCCTGTAACGTCACTGAGTAGACGTCTTGGCTACATACAGGTTGATTATCATTTGTATCAAGgactgtgacagtgatgttcagAGTACCTGTTCCAGGTGGATTCCCCCCATCCAATGCTGTCAATAGTAATAGATGTTTGGTCTTCAGTTCCCTATCTAAGGCTTTCTGTAAAACCAAAAAAGGGATTTTATAACCTTCCCCGCTATCTCGCAGCTCTAAATCAAAATGCTCGTTTTGATTTAATTTATAGGTACGTACTGAATTTATGCCATAGTCCAAATCACGCGCAGCCTGGAGTTCAAAACGAGCCCCTGGCAATTTATTCTCAGCTATTTTGATGTGTATATCTTTCTCGGAGAAGCTGGGGGTATGGTCGTTTATGTCTGTTATTTCTACACCTACGTAATGGACTTCTAACGGGTTTTCAACAATGATCTCTAGATCTATCACACATGCAACATTTCCGACACAAAGCTCCTCTCTGTCAATATTCTTATGAACATACAAGACGCCATTGTTCTGATTAACCTGGAAAAGAGCGTCCTTAGATCCAGAAACGATACGAAACCGCCTCTCCAACAAAGTACTGACGTCAAGACCCAAATCCTTAGCAACATTTCCAACAACGGATCCCTCTTTCACCTCCTCTGGAATAGAGTACCTTATCTGAGCCGAAACCTGCTCCACGAAGCACAGCAGCAAAGAGAAACGCAGAGCAACACACCAGTACTCCCATCTGCGCCTTTGTCCTCCGTCTCCCATCGTTAAATATAAAATGAAAGACAATCCTCAATGAAAAAATACAATCCTGGAGATCAGATGGCAAACGGGGTTCTATCCACACTTTATCCAATGTTTCATCAGCGAAATAGAAGACAATCCTTTATGTCTATCGTCTTGTTCTAATTTCGGCCCCGACCTATGTACGGAACGAAATAACCCAGAGAGGGGCAGGGCCTATTCTACAAagcaccagtcagtcagtcaccttGTGTTATACTGACACCCAGCGCTCCGAGCTCCTGTTTACCACTGTAGACTGCATTGTTTTGTACATACATTTGCTTGTGACTATTTGTATTGATAAAAGCCCCAGTTGCAATGGGCCCatttttttcatttaacctttatttaactaggcaaatcagataagaacgaattcttatttacaatgatggcctaccccggacaacgatgggccaattgtacgccgccctatgggactcccaatcacgtccggatgtgatacagccgggattcgaaccaggatgcagtgccttagaacgctgcacCATTCGGGAGCCCTTAAGAATAGCAATGTAAAAGGGTGAGGAAAGGTCGAGGAAGAATATAAAATGGTATAGAACAGTAGGCTACTAAGATGATGTAGAGAATTGGCCAACACACTTAAAAAAGAAGAGAAGGCAACAACACCCGTTCAACGGAAAACAATGAATGTACAAATCAGCACCACTAGAGATTACCTCAACCGCACCAGCCATTATGCACAGAAATGCCGTTTGTAGAAAAAGGAGTGTTGCTGTATCATCATATTTCCCAAACACCCATATAGGCCAAAAACAAGCACATAAGATTATAAATGTGCAGCGCTTACCTCTCCAGAAGCACTCCTCCTGTGTTCAGGTACCACTAGAGTATTCCCATTGCTGCCCGGGACTATAGTAGAACCTATACTCATTCTGGGTCCAACTAACATGTACCGTTTGTCTCCGGATCGGTACTGGATGCTGTGGCACAGTGTCCCGTCGTAATTCACATCTTGTAAATACTTGGAGGAATCGTCTGGGGCTTTGGAGCACTGCATGACAATCAACACGATGATACTGATGATAAAAAGTGCTGAAACTGACACCAAAGTTatgatcaaataaaatgtaacgCTGTTCTCCTCCTCGTCTTTTACTGCGCTTTTAACATCAGAAGCTGCAAAAGCCTCTTTGGGCTCCACAATGTTGATAATCACAGTAGCTGTTGCTGAGAGTGAAACGTTCCCATTGTCTTTTACCAGTATGACCAGTTTATGCTCAGCCTCGTCTGTCTCTGTGAATGACCGAAGTGTCCTTATCTGTCCTGTATAGCGGTCCAAAGCAAAGAGACTGTGGTCAGTAACTTCCTGCAGTGAAAATAATAACCAGCCGTTATATCCTATATCAGCGTCATAGGCTCTCACTTTAGTCACCAGATGGCCTGCGTTCACATTGCGGGGAATCTCCTCCACACCTTCAGCGGAACCATTATTACTAACTGGATACAAGATCACTGGAGCATTGTCGTTCTGATCCAGAATGAACACGTTTATTGTGACGTTGCTGCTTAGTGACGGAGTTCCAGAGTCTGTAGCTACAACTTGGAATTGGAATGTTTTGAGGGTTTCAAAGTCAAAG containing:
- the LOC139390875 gene encoding protocadherin alpha-3-like; translation: MGDGGQRRRWEYWCVALRFSLLLCFVEQVSAQIRYSIPEEVKEGSVVGNVAKDLGLDVSTLLERRFRIVSGSKDALFQVNQNNGVLYVHKNIDREELCVGNVACVIDLEIIVENPLEVHYVGVEITDINDHTPSFSEKDIHIKIAENKLPGARFELQAARDLDYGINSVRTYKLNQNEHFDLELRDSGEGYKIPFLVLQKALDRELKTKHLLLLTALDGGNPPGTGTLNITVTVLDTNDNQPVCSQDVYSVTLQENADIGRIVVRVNATDTDHGSNGEVEYTLGRNLKRGVYDIFELDSLTGDIRVKGPVDFEDNEVYRLNIEASDKGQPPLTVDCRVIIKITDVNDNKPSIGVTSLSKTVSEVSKPGTVISLISVTDKDSGINAKVLASISEDVPFELKSSYKENVYSVVTKGRLDRELVSHYDITITATDCGQPPLSTFNTLNVQISDVNDNSPEFSQNPIELYLLENNAPGASIFSVSASDKDLNENAAISYHIVRGEGTQNVFASFLNINSGNGLVSALKSFDFETLKTFKFQVVATDSGTPSLSSNVTINVFILDQNDNAPVILYPVSANGSAAGVEEILRNVNAGHLVTKVRAYDADIGYNGWLLFSLQEVTDHSLFALDRYTGQIRTLRSFTETDETEHKLVILVKDNGNVSLSATATVIINVVEPKEAFAASDVKSAVKDEEENSVTFYLIITLMSVSALFIISIIVLIVMQCSKAPDDSSKYLQDVNYDGTLCHSIQYRSGDKRYMLVGPRMSIGSTIVPGSNGNTLVVPENRRRASGEVRTVFEH